In Gammaproteobacteria bacterium, one genomic interval encodes:
- the mltB gene encoding lytic murein transglycosylase B, with the protein MQRLVVLFLLLCSAWGAFATSPEAPFIERNEVKNFINTMVEKHQFKKAELTNLFKTVQIRPQVIANIKKPLEKHPWYFYQMLFVSDWRIQHGVEFWNKHAAALRRAEDLFGVPAGIIVATIGVETRYGQRNGDFRVIDSLSNIAFSQSPRAGYFRKELEEFLLLSREQHLNPAKVMGSYAGAIGQPQFMPSSYRYYAINFSKSGKTDLINDEVDIIGSVANYYKKHGWQNNKPVASQATVIGDRYRYLKRNNQLDQTMTVKQWVRYGILSKSKPNEDQLLAKVIELETKRKKEFWLGYTNFDVIKRYNSSDLYAMAVHQLSQHITELHNRVNKK; encoded by the coding sequence ATGCAACGCTTAGTGGTTTTATTCTTACTCTTATGCTCCGCATGGGGTGCTTTCGCAACTTCGCCTGAAGCGCCTTTTATAGAGCGTAATGAGGTTAAAAATTTTATTAATACGATGGTTGAAAAGCATCAGTTTAAAAAAGCTGAATTAACTAACCTTTTCAAAACCGTACAAATTCGCCCGCAAGTTATCGCCAATATTAAAAAACCTTTAGAAAAACATCCATGGTATTTTTATCAAATGTTATTTGTTAGTGATTGGCGCATTCAACATGGCGTGGAATTTTGGAATAAGCACGCAGCTGCGTTACGCCGCGCAGAAGATTTATTTGGTGTCCCCGCGGGCATTATTGTAGCAACCATTGGTGTTGAAACTCGATACGGTCAACGTAACGGTGATTTTAGGGTCATTGATTCACTGTCTAATATTGCTTTTAGCCAATCACCTCGTGCCGGCTACTTCCGTAAAGAATTAGAAGAATTTTTATTATTGTCGCGCGAACAACATCTTAATCCTGCAAAAGTGATGGGATCTTATGCTGGTGCGATTGGCCAGCCTCAATTTATGCCAAGTAGCTATCGTTATTATGCAATTAATTTTTCTAAAAGCGGTAAAACAGATTTAATCAATGATGAAGTCGATATTATTGGCAGCGTTGCTAATTATTATAAAAAACATGGTTGGCAAAATAATAAACCAGTTGCCTCGCAAGCAACTGTCATTGGCGATCGCTATCGCTATTTAAAACGTAATAATCAGCTCGATCAAACGATGACTGTAAAGCAATGGGTACGGTACGGTATTTTATCTAAAAGCAAACCGAATGAAGATCAATTGCTTGCGAAGGTCATTGAATTAGAAACGAAACGTAAAAAAGAATTTTGGTTGGGATACACTAATTTTGATGTCATTAAACGTTACAATTCAAGTGATCTTTATGCCATGGCTGTCCATCAACTAAGTCAACATATAACGGAATTGCACAATCGGGTTAACAAAAAATAG
- a CDS encoding septal ring lytic transglycosylase RlpA family protein codes for MEVGYPILSRKTSMRYWLHCALLIIVSCALSNCATRVKKRDGAPNFYVDETRIPNATPKPEPLSRIGNKPSYQVFGKRYYVMRSCNNFEEVGTASWYGTMFHKRHTSSGEPYDMLGMTAAHKFLPLPTYVEVTNLANNRKVIVKVNDRGPFSGNRIIDLSYVAAKKLGMLGRGTAHVKIKAISFNASSFYAKKSAPTYNRVWRPVKQVQTIAVAHKQPISANQTLETKQTLTQTKQLKQMYLQVGAFKNRENALKLKNELSNRLSTPIKIINSTFANRLYRVQIGPILEPRIAEKITTQLHSLGIKPNKTYGA; via the coding sequence ATGGAAGTAGGATATCCCATTTTATCTCGTAAAACGTCTATGCGATATTGGCTTCATTGCGCGCTGTTAATTATTGTCTCTTGTGCACTTTCAAATTGTGCAACGCGTGTAAAAAAAAGAGATGGTGCTCCTAATTTTTATGTAGATGAAACGAGAATTCCTAATGCCACGCCTAAACCTGAACCGCTTTCCAGAATAGGCAATAAACCTTCTTACCAAGTTTTTGGCAAACGTTATTACGTCATGCGATCCTGTAATAATTTTGAAGAAGTAGGCACTGCTTCTTGGTACGGAACCATGTTTCATAAACGCCATACTTCAAGTGGCGAACCATACGATATGTTAGGAATGACTGCGGCACACAAGTTTTTACCACTACCAACTTATGTTGAAGTTACTAATTTAGCAAATAATCGTAAAGTCATTGTGAAAGTAAATGATCGAGGTCCTTTTTCAGGTAATCGCATTATTGATTTATCTTATGTCGCAGCTAAAAAACTTGGCATGCTGGGGCGCGGTACCGCGCATGTCAAAATTAAAGCGATTAGCTTTAATGCAAGCTCGTTTTATGCTAAAAAATCAGCACCTACTTACAATCGGGTGTGGCGTCCTGTAAAACAAGTCCAAACCATTGCTGTTGCGCATAAGCAACCTATTTCCGCGAACCAAACCCTCGAAACTAAACAAACACTTACTCAAACCAAACAACTTAAACAAATGTATTTACAAGTTGGCGCATTTAAAAACCGTGAGAATGCCCTTAAATTAAAAAATGAATTATCCAATCGACTGAGCACACCGATTAAAATTATTAATTCTACCTTTGCTAATCGTTTATACCGCGTTCAAATTGGCCCCATCCTGGAGCCCAGGATCGCAGAAAAAATTACCACGCAATTGCATTCCCTTGGAATTAAACCCAATAAAACATATGGTGCTTAA